In the Streptosporangiales bacterium genome, GGTGACGCCGCCGATGGCGACGTCGTCGAGCGCGTACCTGGAGATGGCCGGCACTGGCCCGACGTGCCGTAGCAGCTCGTCGAAGGCATGCGGGACGAGAGCGGGATCGCGGCGGAGCTCGGCGAGCTGGGCGGGGTGGCGCGGCAGCGTCCGCACACCGCCGAGGATCAGGTGCACGGTGGTGACGTGTCCTGCGGCGAACAGGATGCCGGCCATCTGGACGAGTTCGACGTCGGTGAGCTGGTGGTCGCCGTGTGCGGCTACGAGCTCGGTAAGCAGGTCGTCGGTGGGGGTGGCGCGCCCGGCCTCGATCAGCGCGGTCATCTCGGTGGCCACTGCGTCCATTGGAACCATGCTCGCTGCCCCGGCCTCGGCGATCAGACGGTCGCGGATGTCGCTGGGGACGCCGAGCACATCGGCGATCACGCGCACCGGGAGCGGGAACGCCAGCGCCTCCAGCAGGTCGACGTCGTCGCGGGATGCGGCCGCGTCGAGCAGCTCGTCGGCGATCTCCTGCACTCTGGGGCGCAGGGCCTCGACCCGGGTGGCGCTGAACCCCCGCACGACGAGCTTGCGGAGCCTCGTGTAGTCGGGCGGGTCGACGGCGATCATCGTGTGGGACATGCCGCCAGCCTCATACACGTCGTCGGACCCATTGGCATAGGCGCGGGTGTTGCTGAGCCGTGGCTTGACCAGCGCGGCCCGGACGTCGGCATAACGGGTGACGACCCAACGCTCGACGCCGTCCGGACTGTCCGTGGCCGGGACTCGCCGGACCGGTCCTGGTTCGACGGCGGCGCCCAGCGGGTACACGCAGCGGGAACCGAGGCTTCATCGGTGGTGTCCATGGTGACTGTTCCTCTCCTCGGTCGTGCCTGGTGGGACGGCTACGGACGTCGACGTCCGGCTCGGTGGTCGAGGGGATCCGGCCGTATGCGACGTCGAACGGGAACTGCGGTGCAGGATCGCTCGGGGATATCCTTGTCCGCTCGCCAACTCTGGTCGTTGCCGAAGGTCATCGCACCGAGCGCGAGCGGCGACACCCGCAGCCCCATCGGTCCCAGCAGATGGTAGGTCGACAGCTTCGTCATACCGGTCCTCTCGACTCACTCGTCAGTGAAGCGGTACGCCTTGGCGGCGAGGGCGAAGGCGACCAGCAGCCAGCCGACACCGACGGCCACTTCGAGGCCGTAGGCGGTGATGCTGTTCCCGTCGAGGGCAATGCCGCGGATCGCCTGGATCGAGGAGGCGAACGGGACCGCCCACGGCACGATGTCGGGCAGCGGTCCCGGCAGCGCGGCGATCGGGTACGTCGCGCCGCTGAGGAAGGCGAGCGGCAGGCCGATGGCGCCGCTGACCGCGTTCGCCGACTGTGGGTTGGGCAGGAAGCCGGCGATCGCGAACGCGAAGGCGAGCGCGGTGAGCACGACCATGCCGATGAGCAGTACTGCCCAGAGCAGGTTGGTTGTGAGCCGGATGTCGACGCCGACGAGCTTGCCGACGGCGAGCACCAGCGCGCCGTTGGCGACGCCGAAGACCACGTACGTCACCATCTGCACGGCGACGACCAGCGGTGCGCACACCGGGGTGACGGCGAGCCGGGTGAGCACGCCTCTGGCGCGGTAGCTGGCGGCGAGCGCGGTGACGATGTCCTGGAACAGGTGCGCGGCGAGGAAGGCGGCCATGCCAGGGATGACGAAGTCGCGGAAGTCGATGTGCTGATCGCCGGTCCCCCAGTCCAGGTTGTTCATCAGCGCAAATACCAGCATCAGTGCAGGGCTGTAGACGAAGACATACAGCACGCCGCGCGCGCGGAACACC is a window encoding:
- a CDS encoding cytochrome P450, which translates into the protein MSHTMIAVDPPDYTRLRKLVVRGFSATRVEALRPRVQEIADELLDAAASRDDVDLLEALAFPLPVRVIADVLGVPSDIRDRLIAEAGAASMVPMDAVATEMTALIEAGRATPTDDLLTELVAAHGDHQLTDVELVQMAGILFAAGHVTTVHLILGGVRTLPRHPAQLAELRRDPALVPHAFDELLRHVGPVPAISRYALDDVAIGGVTIPRGSHVTVALTTANHDPAAFTDPDTFDIHRNGTQDVAFGHGIHFCLGARLAKLEAEVAIDTLLCRFPELALADEPNGVESMLDAAQPLLVHLRRRP